A genomic region of Pyrus communis chromosome 14, drPyrComm1.1, whole genome shotgun sequence contains the following coding sequences:
- the LOC137716316 gene encoding heavy metal-associated isoprenylated plant protein 3: MAKKKNGGGNNNAGDNAASNEGGEKKKGDGGEKKEETPITVILKVDMHCEGCATKIVKCVKSFGDVETVKSESEANKLTVVGKVDPTKLRDKVAAKTKKKVDLVSPQPKKDTNKDDGGDAKKKQPEKSNDDKKPKEPPVTTAVLKLNLHCQGCIKKIHKIVTKTKGYNDMSVDKEKELVTVKGSMDMKVLAESLKEKLKRSVDIVPPKKEKEKGDNGGGGGGGGGDKKKKEGDEGSGGGKLEGNKMDFPAGQTGYGQQIPYEMAYGPGYGAPGNPIPPPPMYMGYPPEMFSDENPNACSIM, translated from the exons ATGGCCAAG AAGAAGAACGGCGGCGGCAACAACAATGCCGGCGACAACGCGGCCAGCAACGAAGGTGGTGAGAAGAAGAAGGGCGACGGAGGTGAGAAGAAGGAGGAAACCCCCATCACTGTCATCCTCAAGGTTGACATGCACTGTGAGGGCTGCGCTACTAAGATTGTCAAATGCGTCAAATCTTTTGGAG ACGTGGAGACAGTGAAGTCAGAGAGCGAGGCGAACAAGCTGACGGTGGTCGGGAAAGTGGACCCCACCAAACTCCGGGACAAGGTCGCCGCCAAGACCAAGAAGAAGGTCGACCTCGTCTCCCCCCAGCCCAAAAAGGACACCAACAAAGACGACGGCGGCGACGCCAAGAAAAAGCAGCCGGAGAAATCCAACGACGACAAAAAACCCAAAGAG CCTCCGGTGACGACGGCGGTTCTGAAGCTGAACCTCCACTGCCAGGGATGCATCAAGAAGATCCACAAGATTGTCACCAAGACTAAAG GGTACAACGACATGAGCGTCGACAAGGAGAAGGAGCTGGTGACAGTGAAGGGCTCGATGGACATGAAGGTGTTGGCGGAGAGCTTGAAGGAGAAGCTGAAGAGGTCGGTCGACATTGTCCCGCcgaagaaagagaaggagaagggcGACAATGGCGGCGGTGGCGGCGGTGGCGGCGGAgataagaagaaaaaggaggggGACGAAGGAAGTGGTGGTGGGAAGCTTGAGGGAAACAAGATGGATTTTCCAGCGGGTCAGACCGGGTACGGGCAGCAGATTCCATACGAGATGGCATACGGGCCTGGATACGGAGCACCCGGAAACCCGATTCCGCCTCCACCGATGTACATGGGCTACCCGCCAGAGATGTTCAGCGATGAGAACCCTAATGCCTGCTCAATTATGTGA